A portion of the Caloranaerobacter ferrireducens genome contains these proteins:
- the fliW gene encoding flagellar assembly protein FliW: MKLNTKHFGEIEIDEDSIITFSDGLLAFEEQKRFVIINNPDEEIPFKWLQSIDNPNLAFVIINPFLFKKDYEIDIPQSVIDKLDIKEEKDILVYSIVVVPEDITKMTANLVGPIIINSKNKLGKQIILEDSRYTTKHLILDELGKLGQEV; the protein is encoded by the coding sequence ATGAAACTCAATACTAAACATTTCGGAGAGATTGAAATAGATGAAGACAGCATAATTACATTCTCGGATGGATTATTAGCTTTTGAAGAACAAAAGAGATTTGTAATAATAAATAACCCAGATGAAGAAATCCCATTTAAATGGCTTCAATCAATAGACAATCCTAATCTTGCCTTTGTAATAATAAATCCATTTCTTTTCAAAAAAGATTACGAGATTGATATCCCCCAATCAGTTATTGATAAGCTTGATATAAAAGAAGAAAAAGATATTTTAGTATACTCAATAGTTGTTGTACCAGAGGATATAACAAAAATGACAGCTAATTTGGTAGGACCTATAATAATCAATTCAAAAAATAAACTAGGGAAGCAAATAATATTAGAAGATAGTAGATATACTACTAAACATCTGATATTAGATGAACTTGGCAAGTTAGGTCAGGAGGTATAA
- a CDS encoding DUF6470 family protein yields the protein MPLQITTTKPIIQINTTNGQMNIRQPKGEQNIETTMPRVKIESEKPRVIIDQYQCFAESGLKNYLDLEKQAAMLGYQRVLEGIARIVEDGNRMAQIENGMPPAIPELAEKNAWEEFDYNIDIIPKSRPKIDVEGSLNIDWELGKVNIDYKTNRPIINFQRGKVEIYLKQKPSIEIRYVDVKI from the coding sequence ATGCCACTACAAATAACTACCACAAAACCAATAATACAAATTAATACAACAAATGGACAGATGAATATTAGACAGCCTAAAGGAGAGCAAAATATAGAAACGACTATGCCAAGAGTTAAAATAGAGAGTGAAAAACCAAGGGTTATTATAGACCAGTATCAGTGTTTTGCTGAATCTGGTCTTAAAAATTACTTGGATTTAGAAAAACAAGCTGCAATGCTTGGCTATCAGAGGGTACTGGAAGGGATTGCAAGAATAGTAGAAGATGGTAACAGAATGGCACAAATAGAGAATGGTATGCCTCCAGCTATTCCAGAACTAGCAGAAAAAAATGCATGGGAAGAATTTGACTATAATATAGATATTATACCAAAATCAAGACCTAAAATAGATGTAGAGGGAAGTTTAAATATAGATTGGGAGTTAGGAAAGGTAAATATAGACTATAAAACAAATAGACCGATTATTAATTTTCAAAGAGGGAAAGTGGAAATATATCTTAAACAAAAGCCTAGTATAGAAATAAGATATGTGGACGTGAAAATATAA
- the csrA gene encoding carbon storage regulator CsrA has translation MLVLTRKKNESIVINGDIEIVVVGIEDGKVKLGIKAPKNVEIHRKEIYEAIQKENKKAANTPNIDFRALKKILKNN, from the coding sequence ATGCTTGTGCTGACTAGAAAGAAAAACGAGAGTATAGTTATAAATGGGGATATCGAAATTGTTGTGGTAGGAATAGAGGATGGAAAGGTTAAACTTGGTATAAAAGCACCTAAAAATGTAGAAATACATAGAAAAGAAATCTACGAAGCCATTCAAAAAGAAAACAAAAAAGCTGCTAATACACCAAATATTGATTTTAGAGCTCTAAAGAAAATATTAAAAAATAATTGA
- the flgL gene encoding flagellar hook-associated protein FlgL, translated as MRITNNMLISNMMRNLNNNLKKMDKIQKKLSSGKKFQLPSDDPIGVSRSLKLNTDIAKIEQYKRNLDDAVSWLEITESAIAEVGDVLQRARELTVQAANGTNDVTDLKQISSEIDQLKDHLINIANTTYAGRYIFTGFKTDVPLLDENGKYKLTNYNVGAGIFASNKLEKNEISKYNVGVSDNVEVNVVGVRVFGKLEVSLDNPNFDTDVNGYDIDKTNKTSDSTNADQSYLIALFDDLKNAMDNGDVDTIERSLGRIDKVMENLLSVRADIGAKMNRLELTKKRLESQSVNFTKLLAENEEADIAEVIMNLKMNENVYRASLSAGARIIQPTLVDFLR; from the coding sequence ATGCGTATTACAAATAATATGCTTATAAGTAATATGATGAGAAACTTAAATAATAATCTTAAAAAGATGGACAAGATACAGAAAAAGCTTTCTTCAGGAAAGAAATTTCAGCTTCCATCAGACGATCCAATTGGAGTATCTAGAAGCTTGAAGTTAAATACTGATATTGCCAAAATAGAACAGTATAAACGTAATTTAGATGATGCTGTATCGTGGCTTGAAATAACAGAATCAGCTATAGCAGAAGTAGGAGATGTATTACAAAGAGCGAGAGAGCTTACAGTTCAAGCTGCAAATGGTACAAATGATGTTACTGATTTGAAACAGATATCATCAGAAATTGATCAATTAAAAGACCATTTAATAAATATTGCAAATACTACATATGCAGGAAGATATATTTTTACTGGATTTAAAACTGATGTACCTTTGCTTGATGAAAATGGTAAGTATAAACTTACTAACTATAATGTTGGTGCAGGAATTTTCGCATCGAATAAATTAGAAAAGAATGAAATATCTAAGTACAATGTCGGAGTGTCGGATAACGTAGAAGTTAATGTAGTAGGAGTTAGAGTATTTGGTAAGCTAGAAGTAAGTTTGGACAATCCTAATTTTGATACAGATGTGAATGGATATGATATTGATAAAACAAATAAAACTTCAGATTCAACTAATGCAGATCAAAGTTATCTTATTGCATTGTTTGATGACTTGAAAAATGCAATGGATAATGGAGATGTAGATACAATAGAAAGAAGTTTGGGAAGAATAGATAAAGTTATGGAAAACTTATTGTCTGTAAGAGCAGATATAGGAGCTAAAATGAATAGACTTGAATTAACTAAAAAGAGACTAGAATCTCAGTCAGTAAACTTTACAAAACTTTTAGCTGAAAATGAAGAAGCAGATATTGCAGAAGTTATTATGAACTTAAAGATGAACGAAAATGTATACAGAGCATCATTATCAGCAGGTGCAAGAATAATACAACCAACACTTGTCGACTTTTTAAGGTAA